Part of the Nocardia farcinica genome, GTTGTTCCGGATGACCACCGACGACTGGGACACCGTGATGAACGTGCACCTGCGCGGGTCGTTCCTGATGACGCGCGCGGTCCAGAAGTACATGACCGAGGCGAAGTTCGGTCGCATCGTGAACCTGTCGAGCACCTCGGCGCTCGGCAATCGCGGCCAGGCCAACTACGCCGCGGCCAAGGCGGGCCTGCAGGGCTTCACCAAGACCCTCGCCCTCGAGCTCGGCAAGTTCGGCATCACCGCCAACGCCATCGCGCCCGGCTTCATCGAGACCGAGATGACCGCGGCCACCGCCGAGCGTATCGGTGTTCCGTTCGAGGATTTCAAAGCTGCTGCGGCCAAGGAGATTCCGGTCGCGCGCACCGGTGTGCCCGAGGACATCGCGCACGCCGTGTCGTTCTTCGTCAGCGAGGGCGCCGGTTTCGTGTCCGGCCAGGTGCTGTATGTCGCGGGAGGGCCGAAGGCATGAGGACGTTCCACGGCGTGGCCGAGCTCGAGGCGGCGGTCGGGTCCCATCTCGGCTACTCGGAGTGGCACACGATCACGCAGTCGCAGATCAACGCGTTCGCCGACGCGACCGGTGACCACCAGTGGATCCACGTCGACGCCGAGAAGGCGGCGAACGGCCCGTTCGGCACCACCATCGCGCACGGCTACCTCACCCTGTCGCTGGTGCCGCTGCTGGTCGCGCAGATCTACCGGGTGGAGGGCGTGCGGATGGCGGTCAACTACGGCTCCAACAAGCTGCGGTTCCCGGCCCCGGTACCGGTGGATTCGACGGTGCGTGCCGGGGTCGAGCTGGTCTCGGTGGCACCGGGCGCGGCCGGGCACCTGGTCACCTCGACCGTCACCGTCGAGCGGGCGGGCGGCGACAAACCGGTCTGTGTGGTCGAGTCGCTGACCCTGGTGGTGGCCGGATGACCACCCGGTCCGACCTGCCCGGCCTCGACCTCGACCGGCTGTCCGATTGGCTGCGCGAGCACCTGCCGATGACGGGCACCGCGCTCACCGGCACCCTCATCGCCGGTGGCAAGTCGAACCTGACCTACGAGATCGGCGACGGTACCACCCGCTGGATCGTGCGGCGGCCTCCGCTGGGGCACGTGCTGGCCACCGCCCACGACATGGCCCGCGAGTACCGGGTGATGGCCGCGCTGCGGCAGACCGAGGTACCGGTACCGGCGATGTACGCGCTGTGCCAGGACGACAGCGTGATCGGTGCCCCGTTCTACGTGATGGAGCGCATCGAGGGCAGGCCCTACCGGACCGCCGCGGAACTGGCCGACCTGGGCCCGGAACGGACAAGGGCGATTTCGGCCGGCCTGATCGACACCCTGGCCACGCTGCACGCGGTCGACCCGGCGGCGATCGGGCTGGCGGACTTCGGTCGGCCGGAGGGCTTTCTCGAACGCCAGGTGCGCCGCTGGAAGAAGCAGCTCGACGCCTCACGCACCCGCGAGCTGCCGCTGGCCGACGAACTCCACGCGCTGCTGGCCGCGGATGTGCCCGCCGAGTCCGCGGTGGGCATCGTGCACGGCGACTACCGGC contains:
- the fabG gene encoding 3-oxoacyl-ACP reductase FabG is translated as MSTQTTTAVVTGAARGIGAGVARRLAADGMAVAVIDLDQVACKPVVEQIQAAGGTAIAVGADVADEAAVAAAVERVAAELGAPTVLVNNAGVIRDNLLFRMTTDDWDTVMNVHLRGSFLMTRAVQKYMTEAKFGRIVNLSSTSALGNRGQANYAAAKAGLQGFTKTLALELGKFGITANAIAPGFIETEMTAATAERIGVPFEDFKAAAAKEIPVARTGVPEDIAHAVSFFVSEGAGFVSGQVLYVAGGPKA
- a CDS encoding phosphotransferase family protein, with the translated sequence MTTRSDLPGLDLDRLSDWLREHLPMTGTALTGTLIAGGKSNLTYEIGDGTTRWIVRRPPLGHVLATAHDMAREYRVMAALRQTEVPVPAMYALCQDDSVIGAPFYVMERIEGRPYRTAAELADLGPERTRAISAGLIDTLATLHAVDPAAIGLADFGRPEGFLERQVRRWKKQLDASRTRELPLADELHALLAADVPAESAVGIVHGDYRLDNVLTDSRDRLVAVIDWEMATLGDPLTDLALMVVYGRLAARAGGAVVADATAAPGFLSEDEIIARYTARSERDMSRFGFYLGLAAFKLAAILEGIHYRYLHGQTVGEGFDVIGSAIEPLLETGLTAVKEYR
- a CDS encoding MaoC family dehydratase, with the translated sequence MRTFHGVAELEAAVGSHLGYSEWHTITQSQINAFADATGDHQWIHVDAEKAANGPFGTTIAHGYLTLSLVPLLVAQIYRVEGVRMAVNYGSNKLRFPAPVPVDSTVRAGVELVSVAPGAAGHLVTSTVTVERAGGDKPVCVVESLTLVVAG